The Flavobacterium jumunjinense genome includes a region encoding these proteins:
- a CDS encoding sigma-54 interaction domain-containing protein, translating into METVQAIKQRFEIIGNDPKLNRSIEKAIQVAPTDISVLVTGESGVGKESIPKIIHSLSHRKHGKYIAVNCGAIPEGTIDSELFGHEKGAFTGATSTREGYFEVADGGTIFLDEVGELPLTTQVRLLRVLENGEFIKVGSSQVQKTNVRIVAATNVNMFEAIQKGKFREDLYYRLSTVEILLPPLRERKDDIHILFRKFSSDFAHKYKMPSIKLSNEAIQHLVRYRWNGNIRQLRNAAEQISVLETNRDINLQTLQHYLPSEGSNLPSVINTKKSESDFSNEREILYKVLFDMKADLNDLKKLTLELMQNGNSKVQETSKNLIQRIYGQNEENNSFEKETNRELIPLQKPIESEVYNDDSEDDESYLFAETVEEEEETLSLEAKEIELIKKSLERNKGKRKAAADELGISERTLYRKIKQYDL; encoded by the coding sequence ATGGAAACAGTACAAGCCATAAAACAACGTTTTGAAATTATTGGAAACGATCCAAAACTCAATCGTTCTATAGAAAAAGCAATCCAAGTTGCCCCAACTGATATTTCTGTATTAGTAACAGGAGAAAGTGGTGTTGGAAAAGAAAGTATTCCGAAAATAATACATTCACTTTCACACAGAAAACACGGAAAATATATAGCTGTCAACTGTGGTGCTATTCCAGAAGGAACTATAGATAGTGAACTATTCGGACATGAAAAAGGTGCTTTTACAGGTGCCACCTCTACTCGTGAAGGTTATTTTGAAGTTGCTGATGGTGGAACCATATTTCTTGATGAAGTTGGTGAATTACCTTTAACTACACAAGTACGGCTTTTACGTGTTTTAGAAAATGGAGAATTCATAAAAGTAGGATCTTCGCAAGTACAAAAGACAAACGTTCGAATTGTTGCAGCAACAAACGTTAACATGTTTGAAGCCATCCAAAAAGGGAAATTTAGAGAAGATTTATACTACAGACTAAGTACTGTTGAAATATTATTACCTCCTTTAAGAGAGCGTAAAGACGACATTCATATACTATTTAGGAAATTTTCATCCGATTTCGCACATAAATACAAAATGCCTTCTATTAAACTTTCAAATGAAGCAATTCAACATTTAGTAAGATATCGATGGAATGGAAATATTCGACAATTAAGAAATGCTGCCGAACAAATTTCAGTTTTAGAAACCAATAGAGATATAAACCTTCAAACTTTACAACATTATTTACCGTCTGAAGGAAGTAATCTTCCGTCTGTCATTAACACTAAGAAAAGTGAAAGTGATTTTAGTAATGAAAGAGAAATACTTTACAAAGTGTTGTTTGACATGAAGGCTGATTTAAACGATTTAAAAAAGCTGACATTAGAATTAATGCAAAATGGAAACAGTAAAGTACAGGAAACAAGTAAAAACTTAATTCAACGTATTTACGGTCAGAATGAAGAAAACAACTCTTTTGAAAAAGAAACAAATAGAGAGTTAATTCCTCTTCAAAAACCTATTGAATCAGAAGTGTATAACGATGATTCTGAAGATGATGAAAGTTATCTTTTTGCAGAAACAGTTGAAGAAGAAGAGGAAACACTAAGCCTTGAAGCTAAAGAAATTGAATTAATAAAAAAATCTTTAGAGAGAAACAAAGGAAAACGAAAAGCTGCTGCCGATGAATTAGGCATATCTGAAAGAACACTATATAGAAAAATTAAACAATACGATTTATAA
- a CDS encoding formimidoylglutamase has translation MVFDFLQPVSRDFLEFKERLSSQALGKNAEFHTESDFPNIDNASIAIICVNEYRGSNIDNVNENFDSFRKTFYSLFPGNWNMSIVDLGNIVAGDTIEDTYFLVKTINEDLQRKKVLPIFIGGSQDLTYAIYRAYDNLDQMVNLVTIDGYFDFAKENAYIYDSFLTRIIVEEPNNLFNFSNIGYQTYYNSQDEIDLIEKLYFEAYRLGEVSNKIAIAEPVFRDADLVSVDMRSVQSSYSGNYNNFSPNGFDGKEICALSRYSGISDKVSSFGLFNFEPNERESALVSQCVWYFIEGFSFRSKEYPFGSKEEYLKYIVLIGEDELVFYKSNKTERWWIEIPFLDNVNNKLKRNTLLPCTHDDYLLACEQEVPNRWWKAYRRNLL, from the coding sequence ATGGTTTTTGATTTTTTACAACCTGTTAGTCGTGATTTCTTAGAGTTTAAAGAGAGATTGTCAAGTCAAGCCTTAGGTAAGAATGCAGAATTTCATACGGAATCTGATTTTCCAAATATAGATAATGCAAGTATTGCAATTATTTGTGTAAATGAATATAGAGGAAGTAATATTGATAATGTTAATGAAAACTTTGATTCGTTTAGAAAAACATTTTATTCGTTGTTTCCAGGTAATTGGAATATGTCTATTGTAGACTTAGGTAATATCGTTGCTGGTGATACAATTGAGGATACTTATTTTTTGGTTAAAACAATAAATGAAGATCTTCAAAGAAAAAAAGTTTTACCAATTTTTATAGGAGGTTCTCAGGACTTAACTTACGCAATTTATAGGGCTTATGATAATCTTGATCAAATGGTAAATTTGGTTACAATTGATGGTTATTTTGATTTTGCAAAAGAAAATGCTTATATTTATGATTCATTTTTAACAAGGATAATAGTTGAAGAACCAAATAATTTATTTAATTTTAGTAATATTGGTTATCAAACGTATTATAATTCTCAAGATGAAATAGATTTAATAGAAAAATTATATTTTGAAGCATATCGATTAGGAGAGGTTTCTAATAAAATAGCGATTGCTGAACCTGTTTTTCGAGACGCTGACTTAGTAAGTGTAGATATGAGAAGTGTTCAGTCTTCTTATTCCGGAAATTATAATAATTTTAGTCCGAATGGATTTGATGGAAAAGAAATATGTGCATTATCAAGATATTCTGGTATAAGTGATAAGGTTTCTAGTTTTGGTTTGTTTAATTTTGAACCAAATGAAAGAGAATCTGCATTAGTTTCTCAATGTGTATGGTATTTTATTGAAGGATTCTCTTTTAGGTCTAAAGAGTATCCATTTGGAAGCAAAGAAGAGTATTTGAAGTATATTGTTTTGATTGGTGAAGACGAATTAGTTTTTTATAAGAGTAATAAAACTGAAAGATGGTGGATAGAAATACCTTTTTTAGATAATGTGAATAATAAATTAAAAAGAAATACGTTATTACCTTGCACTCATGATGATTATTTGTTAGCATGTGAGCAAGAAGTCCCAAACCGATGGTGGAAGGCATATCGACGTAATTTATTGTAG
- the topA gene encoding type I DNA topoisomerase — protein sequence MAKNLVIVESPAKAKTIEKFLGKDYQVESSFGHIADLPSKEIGVDVENGFKPKYEVSSDKKALVKKLKDLSKSAEMVWLASDEDREGEAIAWHLAEELKLDKNKTKRIVFHEITKTAIQKAIENPRSIDYNLVNAQQARRVLDRLVGYELSPVLWKKIKGGLSAGRVQSVSVRLIVEKERDIQNFNSEASYSIAAEFTNEAGKAFKAKLPKNFATKAEAEKFLKDNIGSNYRVADLETKPTKKSPAAPFTTSTLQQEAARKLYLPVGITMQIAQRLYEAGLITYMRTDSVNLSNDAMGAAQAEIESYYGKEYAKPRNYNTKSKGAQEAHEAIRPTDMSRHTVNIDRDQARLYDLIWKRTLASQMSDAQLERTNVKIEADNHSEVFTSTGEVIKFEGFLKVYLEGHDDDEEEQEGMLPAMRVNEKLLNNYITGTQRFTRPPSRYTEASLVKKLEELGIGRPSTYAPTISTIINRNYVEKGTFEGQERNYNQLVFEKGKIISKDLTENTGSDKGKLVPTDIGMIVNDFLVANFKTILDYNFTAKVEQDFDEIASGNEDWVKMMSDFYNHFHPNVVDVEKNAERETGERILGKHPDTGRQISVRLGKFGPMVQIGEQEDEEKQFASLLPEQNIGTLTLEEALTLFLLPKSLGQYDGEEVEVNNGRFGPYVRFGKTFISLPKGEDPLDVSIERAVELIEEKKQADAPIAMYKELPVQKGVGRFGPFIKWDGMFINVNKKYNFDSLSESDIKELIEDKIQKEIDKVIHNWEDEGIRVEKARWGRSVILKGKIKIELSKDINASELTLDKVKEMIEAKAPAKKTKAKAPAKKTTTKKK from the coding sequence ATGGCAAAGAATTTAGTTATCGTAGAGTCACCTGCAAAGGCAAAAACTATAGAAAAATTTTTAGGAAAGGATTATCAAGTTGAGTCAAGCTTTGGTCATATAGCTGACTTACCTTCGAAGGAAATTGGTGTTGATGTAGAGAATGGGTTTAAGCCTAAATATGAAGTATCTAGCGATAAGAAAGCATTGGTTAAGAAACTAAAAGATTTGTCAAAATCAGCTGAAATGGTTTGGTTAGCTTCCGATGAGGATCGTGAAGGAGAAGCTATCGCTTGGCATTTAGCAGAAGAACTGAAACTAGATAAAAATAAAACAAAAAGAATTGTTTTCCATGAGATTACGAAAACTGCAATTCAAAAAGCAATAGAAAACCCAAGGTCAATCGATTATAATTTAGTAAACGCGCAACAGGCTAGAAGAGTTTTAGATAGATTGGTAGGGTATGAGTTGTCTCCAGTTTTGTGGAAAAAAATAAAAGGAGGTTTATCAGCAGGAAGAGTTCAGTCAGTATCAGTGAGATTGATTGTAGAGAAAGAAAGAGATATTCAAAATTTTAACTCTGAAGCTTCATATAGTATAGCTGCCGAATTTACTAATGAAGCTGGAAAAGCATTTAAAGCTAAATTACCTAAAAATTTTGCAACTAAAGCTGAAGCAGAAAAGTTTTTAAAAGATAATATAGGTTCAAATTATAGAGTAGCAGATTTAGAAACTAAACCTACAAAAAAATCTCCAGCAGCACCATTTACTACATCTACCTTACAACAAGAAGCTGCAAGGAAATTGTATTTACCAGTAGGTATAACAATGCAAATTGCACAACGTTTATATGAGGCTGGATTGATTACTTATATGAGAACGGATAGTGTGAATCTTTCTAATGACGCAATGGGAGCGGCACAAGCAGAGATTGAGAGTTATTATGGTAAGGAATATGCTAAACCAAGAAATTATAATACGAAATCTAAAGGTGCACAAGAAGCGCATGAGGCAATTCGTCCGACAGATATGTCTAGGCATACGGTAAATATAGATAGAGATCAAGCGCGTTTATATGATTTGATTTGGAAAAGAACTTTGGCATCTCAAATGAGTGATGCTCAATTGGAACGTACGAATGTTAAGATAGAAGCAGATAATCATAGCGAAGTTTTTACATCAACTGGAGAGGTTATTAAGTTTGAAGGCTTTTTGAAGGTATACCTGGAAGGGCATGATGATGATGAAGAGGAGCAAGAAGGAATGTTGCCAGCAATGAGAGTGAATGAAAAACTTTTGAATAATTACATTACAGGTACGCAAAGATTCACAAGGCCACCTAGTAGATATACGGAAGCTTCTTTAGTAAAGAAATTAGAAGAGTTAGGTATTGGTCGTCCTTCTACTTATGCACCAACAATTTCTACAATTATTAATCGTAACTATGTAGAGAAGGGAACTTTTGAAGGCCAGGAAAGAAATTATAATCAATTAGTTTTCGAAAAAGGAAAAATTATATCAAAAGATTTGACCGAGAATACAGGTTCAGATAAAGGAAAGTTAGTTCCTACGGATATAGGAATGATTGTTAATGATTTTCTAGTAGCGAATTTTAAAACTATTTTAGATTATAATTTTACAGCAAAAGTAGAGCAAGATTTTGATGAAATTGCTTCTGGAAATGAAGATTGGGTAAAAATGATGAGTGACTTTTATAATCATTTTCATCCCAATGTTGTTGATGTAGAGAAAAATGCAGAAAGAGAAACGGGAGAGAGGATTTTAGGAAAGCATCCAGATACAGGAAGACAAATTTCTGTACGTTTAGGTAAATTTGGACCAATGGTTCAAATTGGTGAACAAGAAGATGAAGAAAAGCAATTTGCAAGTTTACTGCCTGAACAAAATATAGGTACGCTTACATTAGAAGAAGCATTGACTTTGTTTTTACTTCCTAAATCATTAGGACAATATGATGGAGAAGAAGTAGAAGTAAATAATGGACGATTTGGACCTTATGTTCGTTTTGGTAAAACATTTATATCTTTACCTAAAGGAGAAGATCCTTTAGATGTGTCAATTGAAAGAGCTGTTGAGCTTATTGAAGAGAAAAAACAAGCTGATGCTCCAATTGCAATGTATAAAGAGTTGCCTGTGCAAAAAGGAGTAGGACGTTTTGGGCCATTTATTAAATGGGACGGAATGTTTATTAATGTAAATAAGAAATATAATTTTGATAGTTTATCTGAAAGTGATATTAAAGAATTAATTGAAGATAAAATTCAAAAAGAAATAGATAAAGTTATCCATAATTGGGAAGATGAAGGAATTAGAGTTGAAAAGGCAAGGTGGGGTAGATCTGTAATTTTGAAAGGAAAAATAAAGATTGAGTTAAGTAAAGATATAAATGCAAGTGAGTTAACTCTAGATAAGGTTAAAGAAATGATAGAAGCAAAAGCGCCTGCGAAAAAGACAAAAGCAAAAGCACCTGCGAAAAAAACGACAACAAAAAAGAAATAA
- the porK gene encoding T9SS ring complex lipoprotein PorK/GldK: MKKLVVFTAILSLFISCGKGDRGELVAAKGKKWHPEKPFGMTLVPGGAYIMGKSDDDLAGIQDAPTKTVTVRSFYMDETEITNGEYRKFVEWVKDSIIRTKLAMLADEVGQTATDGAGGIGDYAFADANVEEMSPYDKYMYENYYSIGTDDDPYAGRKLNRKVKLINDPQKYPDEYYVEVMDSMYLPESESYNGLKTVDVSKLEFKYREVDWNHAVTKKGRKDLYGEDKPIPIYPDTTAWIKDFAYSYNEPMHNDYFWHQAYGEYPVVGVTWKQAKAFCAWRTLYKNSYIKKKKGRDQVNSFRLPTEAEWEYAARGGLESGAFPWGGPYAKNDRGCFMANFKPNRGDYAADGALYTVEAKSYEPNNYNLYNMAGNVSEWTESAYDVTANEFVSTMNPNVADRNNQRKVVRGGSWKDVAYFLQVSTRDFEYADSARSYIGFRTVQDYMGTAATATSPK; this comes from the coding sequence ATGAAGAAGTTAGTTGTATTTACAGCAATCTTATCATTGTTTATCAGTTGTGGTAAAGGAGATAGAGGAGAACTAGTAGCGGCCAAAGGAAAGAAATGGCATCCAGAAAAACCATTTGGTATGACATTGGTGCCTGGAGGTGCTTATATTATGGGTAAATCAGATGATGATTTAGCCGGAATTCAGGATGCTCCTACGAAGACAGTAACTGTGCGTTCATTTTACATGGATGAAACAGAGATTACCAATGGTGAGTACCGTAAGTTTGTAGAATGGGTAAAAGATTCTATAATAAGAACAAAATTGGCTATGTTGGCTGATGAAGTTGGACAAACTGCTACAGACGGTGCTGGTGGTATTGGAGATTATGCTTTTGCAGATGCAAACGTAGAAGAAATGTCGCCATACGACAAGTACATGTATGAAAACTACTATAGTATTGGTACAGATGATGATCCGTATGCAGGTAGAAAGTTGAATAGAAAAGTAAAACTTATAAATGATCCACAGAAATACCCAGATGAGTATTATGTTGAGGTTATGGATTCTATGTACCTTCCTGAAAGCGAGTCGTATAATGGTTTGAAAACAGTAGATGTTTCTAAATTAGAATTTAAATATAGAGAAGTAGACTGGAATCATGCAGTAACTAAGAAAGGTCGTAAAGATTTATATGGAGAAGATAAGCCTATTCCAATTTATCCTGATACAACTGCTTGGATTAAAGATTTTGCTTACTCATACAATGAGCCAATGCATAATGATTATTTCTGGCACCAAGCTTATGGAGAATATCCAGTAGTTGGAGTTACTTGGAAACAAGCAAAAGCATTTTGTGCTTGGAGAACATTGTACAAGAACTCATACATTAAAAAGAAAAAAGGAAGAGATCAAGTTAACTCTTTCCGTTTGCCAACTGAAGCAGAGTGGGAATACGCTGCCAGAGGAGGTCTTGAGTCGGGAGCTTTTCCATGGGGAGGTCCGTATGCTAAAAATGACAGAGGTTGTTTTATGGCTAACTTTAAACCTAATAGAGGGGATTATGCAGCTGACGGTGCTTTGTATACTGTAGAGGCAAAATCGTATGAACCTAACAACTATAATTTGTATAACATGGCAGGAAACGTGTCTGAATGGACTGAATCTGCTTATGATGTAACTGCTAATGAATTTGTTTCTACAATGAATCCAAACGTTGCAGATCGTAATAATCAAAGAAAAGTTGTACGTGGAGGTTCTTGGAAAGATGTTGCTTACTTCTTGCAAGTTTCAACTCGTGACTTCGAATATGCTGATTCGGCTAGAAGTTATATCGGATTTAGAACCGTACAGGATTACATGGGAACTGCAGCAACAGCTACTAGTCCTAAATAA
- the miaB gene encoding tRNA (N6-isopentenyl adenosine(37)-C2)-methylthiotransferase MiaB → MEKTIEEIKQGTSLVLEQKEGNAKKLFIESYGCQMNFSDSEIVASILVNQGYNTTQNLEEADLVLVNTCSIRDKAEQTIRKRLEKYNAVKKINPNMKVGVLGCMAERLKDKFLEEEKIVDMVVGPDAYKDIPNLLKEVEDGRDAINVILSKEETYGDISPVRLNSNGVTAFVSITRGCDNMCTFCVVPFTRGRERSRDTQSITEEIQDLWTRGFKEITLLGQNVDSYLWYGGGLKKDFIKATDMQKATAVDFAQLLDMCATQFPKMRFRFSTSNPQDMHVEVIEVMAKHHNICNYIHLPVQSGSTRILKEMNRQHTREEYMTLIDTIKRIIPDITLSQDIITGFPTETEEDHQDTLSLMKYVKYDFGFMFSYSERPGTMAARKMEDDVPEDIKKRRLTEIVDLQQVHALEKTKRFVGQTVEVLIEKDSKRSSEHWSGRNSQSTVVVFPKENYKPGDFVNVKITDCTAATLIGEAVGYSEIMQG, encoded by the coding sequence ATGGAAAAGACAATTGAAGAAATCAAACAAGGAACAAGTCTTGTTTTAGAACAAAAAGAAGGAAATGCAAAAAAGCTTTTTATAGAAAGCTATGGCTGTCAGATGAATTTCTCTGATAGTGAAATTGTTGCATCAATTTTAGTAAACCAAGGCTACAATACTACTCAAAATCTTGAAGAGGCTGATTTAGTATTAGTTAACACTTGTTCTATTCGTGACAAAGCAGAACAAACAATAAGAAAACGTTTAGAAAAATACAACGCAGTAAAGAAAATCAATCCTAACATGAAGGTTGGAGTACTTGGATGTATGGCTGAACGCTTAAAAGATAAATTTTTAGAAGAAGAAAAAATTGTAGATATGGTTGTTGGACCAGATGCCTACAAAGACATTCCTAATCTTTTAAAAGAAGTTGAAGATGGTAGAGATGCTATTAACGTGATTCTATCTAAAGAAGAAACATATGGAGATATCTCTCCTGTTCGTTTAAATTCCAATGGAGTTACTGCTTTTGTATCCATAACAAGAGGCTGTGATAATATGTGTACTTTTTGTGTTGTTCCATTTACACGTGGTCGTGAACGTAGTCGTGACACTCAAAGTATTACTGAAGAAATCCAAGACCTTTGGACGCGTGGTTTTAAAGAAATAACATTATTAGGACAAAATGTAGATAGTTATTTATGGTATGGTGGCGGATTGAAGAAAGATTTTATAAAAGCTACAGATATGCAAAAAGCAACTGCTGTAGATTTCGCACAACTTTTAGACATGTGTGCAACACAATTTCCGAAAATGCGATTTCGTTTTTCAACATCAAATCCTCAAGATATGCATGTTGAAGTTATTGAAGTAATGGCAAAACATCATAACATTTGTAATTACATTCACCTTCCTGTTCAATCAGGAAGCACTCGAATTTTAAAAGAAATGAATCGTCAGCATACTCGTGAAGAATATATGACATTAATCGACACTATAAAAAGAATAATTCCTGATATCACTTTATCGCAAGATATAATCACAGGATTCCCCACAGAGACTGAAGAAGATCATCAAGACACTCTTTCTTTAATGAAATATGTAAAATACGATTTCGGCTTTATGTTTTCTTACTCCGAAAGACCTGGTACAATGGCTGCAAGGAAAATGGAAGATGATGTTCCAGAAGATATTAAAAAACGTAGACTAACAGAAATTGTAGACCTACAACAAGTTCATGCATTAGAGAAAACAAAACGTTTTGTAGGGCAAACAGTAGAAGTTCTAATAGAAAAAGATTCGAAACGTTCTAGCGAACATTGGTCTGGAAGAAATTCACAAAGCACAGTAGTAGTTTTTCCAAAAGAGAACTACAAACCTGGTGATTTTGTTAATGTAAAAATTACAGATTGTACCGCTGCTACCTTAATAGGTGAAGCAGTTGGATATTCTGAAATAATGCAAGGTTAA
- the porL gene encoding type IX secretion system motor protein PorL/GldL encodes MAILSKKLMNFLYGMGAAVVIVGALFKLMHWPGAGPMLIVGLLTEAAIFALSAFEAPEKELDWSLVYPELAGGDNTVGKKKVENPAEAQGLLSQKLDSLLKDAKIDGALMESLGSSIRNFEGAAKSISPTVDSIASQKKYSEEMSQAAAQMEALNSLYKVQLESASRNADANKEIADNAAKLKEQMQSMTSNIASLNAVYGGMLTAMNTRG; translated from the coding sequence ATGGCAATTTTAAGTAAAAAACTAATGAATTTCCTTTACGGAATGGGTGCGGCAGTTGTAATCGTTGGAGCTTTATTCAAATTAATGCACTGGCCTGGAGCAGGACCTATGTTGATTGTTGGATTATTAACTGAAGCAGCGATTTTCGCATTATCAGCTTTTGAAGCACCAGAAAAAGAATTAGATTGGTCTCTTGTTTATCCAGAGTTAGCTGGTGGAGATAATACTGTAGGTAAGAAAAAAGTTGAAAACCCAGCTGAAGCTCAAGGTCTTTTATCTCAAAAATTAGATAGTCTATTGAAAGATGCTAAAATTGATGGTGCATTAATGGAAAGTTTAGGTTCTAGTATTAGAAACTTTGAAGGTGCTGCAAAAAGCATCTCTCCAACTGTAGATTCAATTGCATCACAAAAGAAATATTCAGAAGAAATGTCTCAAGCTGCTGCTCAAATGGAAGCATTAAACAGCTTATATAAAGTACAGTTAGAAAGCGCTTCTAGAAATGCTGATGCTAATAAAGAAATTGCTGATAATGCAGCTAAATTAAAAGAGCAAATGCAGTCTATGACTTCAAACATTGCATCTTTAAACGCTGTTTACGGAGGTATGTTAACTGCTATGAATACAAGAGGATAA